In Ancalomicrobiaceae bacterium S20, the following proteins share a genomic window:
- a CDS encoding DUF447 domain-containing protein gives MTFILETVVATRNADGRFHVAPYGLIRASDAERKAGAEWVLAPFRPSPAIDNLARHPFAVASCPSDVRVIAGHVTGRRDWPMLPAEQVDGVRLADAHGHMELEVVGFTDDATRPRFACRVVHAASHTPFLGFNRAQAAVLEAAILSTRLGMLSPDKVETELAYLKIAIDKTAGPAEMEAWGWILDKIQAHYVDADQAPA, from the coding sequence ATGACCTTCATCCTGGAAACCGTGGTCGCGACCCGGAACGCCGACGGCCGTTTCCATGTCGCGCCCTATGGCCTGATCCGCGCCAGCGACGCGGAGCGCAAGGCCGGCGCCGAGTGGGTGCTGGCGCCGTTCCGGCCCTCCCCGGCGATCGACAATCTGGCGCGCCACCCCTTCGCGGTCGCCTCGTGCCCGTCAGATGTGCGCGTGATCGCCGGCCACGTCACCGGCCGGCGCGACTGGCCGATGCTGCCCGCCGAACAGGTCGACGGCGTACGCCTGGCCGACGCCCATGGCCACATGGAGCTCGAGGTCGTCGGCTTCACCGACGACGCGACCCGGCCGCGCTTCGCCTGCCGCGTCGTCCATGCCGCGAGCCACACGCCCTTCCTCGGCTTCAACCGCGCCCAGGCGGCCGTGCTCGAGGCCGCGATCCTGTCGACGCGCCTCGGCATGCTGTCGCCCGACAAGGTCGAGACCGAACTCGCCTATCTGAAGATCGCCATCGACAAGACCGCCGGCCCGGCCGAGATGGAGGCTTGGGGCTGGATTCTCGACAAGATCCAGGCGCACTACGTCGACGCCGATCAGGCGCCGGCGTGA